One window of the Caminibacter pacificus genome contains the following:
- a CDS encoding 2-oxoacid:acceptor oxidoreductase family protein has product MRKQLRFTGVGGQGVLLAGEILARAYVKAGKYGVQVGTYTSQVRGGPTKVDIILDDHEILYPYAVDGEIDFMLSVADKSYHLFKDGVKEGGIIVYEPNLVYPTEDDKARWKMFPIEVITIAKEKVGNVITQSVVALAIATRMNNIDKDLVFQAMIETVPSKAVEINKKAFELGYQEAEEVLARLS; this is encoded by the coding sequence ATGAGAAAGCAATTAAGATTTACAGGGGTAGGAGGACAAGGTGTCCTTCTTGCTGGTGAAATTTTGGCAAGAGCGTATGTAAAAGCTGGAAAATACGGAGTGCAAGTAGGTACTTATACTTCTCAAGTAAGAGGTGGGCCTACAAAAGTTGATATTATTCTTGACGATCATGAAATTTTATATCCTTACGCAGTTGACGGTGAAATCGACTTTATGTTAAGCGTTGCTGATAAGTCATATCATCTATTCAAAGACGGAGTAAAAGAAGGCGGAATTATCGTATATGAACCTAATCTTGTTTATCCTACTGAAGATGATAAAGCAAGATGGAAAATGTTCCCTATCGAAGTAATTACTATTGCAAAAGAAAAAGTAGGAAACGTTATTACTCAGTCAGTTGTAGCGCTTGCAATTGCTACAAGAATGAACAACATCGATAAAGATTTGGTATTCCAAGCAATGATTGAAACAGTACCGAGCAAAGCGGTTGAAATTAACAAAAAAGCTTTCGAACTCGGATATCAAGAAGCTGAGGAAGTACTTGCAAGACTTTCTTAA
- a CDS encoding 2-oxoglutarate ferredoxin oxidoreductase subunit beta, translating into MAFNYDYYLRTDKMPTLWCWGCGDGIIMKAMIRAFAKLGWDKNDICIVSGIGCSGRFSSYIDANTVHTTHGRTVAYATGIKLAHPDKHVIVVAGDGDGLAIGGNHTIHGCRRNIDLNFVLINNFIYGLTNSQVSPTTPKGAWSVTTQYGNIDPTFDPADLAIGAGATFVGRESVAEAQKLERLFIKGFQHKGFSFFDIHSNCHVNFGRKNKLGQAKKNMDWIEENLIPKAKWDKLSEEEKYELKKQGKFPRGVLYQKEEPEYCEEYYKLIDRVRGN; encoded by the coding sequence ATGGCATTTAATTATGATTATTATTTAAGAACTGATAAAATGCCAACACTATGGTGTTGGGGATGTGGTGACGGTATTATTATGAAAGCTATGATTAGAGCATTCGCAAAACTCGGATGGGATAAAAACGACATTTGTATCGTATCTGGTATCGGATGTTCCGGAAGATTTAGTAGTTATATCGACGCAAATACGGTTCATACTACACACGGAAGAACGGTAGCATACGCAACAGGTATTAAACTTGCTCATCCTGATAAACACGTAATTGTTGTTGCAGGGGACGGTGACGGACTTGCAATCGGTGGTAACCACACAATTCACGGATGTAGAAGAAATATCGACTTAAATTTCGTACTTATCAATAACTTCATTTACGGATTAACTAACAGCCAAGTTTCACCTACTACACCAAAAGGTGCATGGTCTGTAACTACTCAATACGGAAATATCGACCCTACATTCGACCCTGCTGATTTGGCAATCGGTGCAGGTGCTACATTCGTAGGTAGAGAGAGTGTTGCGGAAGCTCAAAAACTTGAAAGATTATTTATCAAAGGTTTCCAACATAAAGGATTCAGTTTCTTTGATATTCACTCTAACTGTCACGTAAACTTCGGTAGAAAAAATAAATTGGGACAAGCTAAGAAAAATATGGATTGGATTGAAGAAAATCTTATTCCGAAAGCTAAATGGGACAAACTAAGCGAAGAAGAAAAATACGAGCTTAAAAAACAAGGTAAATTCCCAAGAGGCGTTCTATATCAAAAAGAAGAGCCTGAATACTGCGAAGAATATTACAAACTTATCGACAGAGTAAGGGGTAACTAA
- a CDS encoding 2-oxoglutarate synthase subunit alpha, with protein sequence MPREIVSTGNQLAALAAIDAGCRFFGGYPITPSSEVAHEMSKLLPKVGGVFIQMEDEIAGISVALGASMSGVKSMTNTSGPGISLKAEQIGLAFMAEVPLVITNVMRGGPSTGLPTRPQQGDILQAQAPTHGDYQSITLCAGSLEECYTETVRAFNLAERFMTPVFVLLDETLGHMVGKAVLPDKEEVEKNIVNRKVYEGDPLTYEPYNVGPDEPAVLNPFFKGYRYHVTGLHHGPTGFPTEDAKMCQELIDRLFNKILAHKDEIESYEEFMIDDADILVIAYGSVSLAVKEAIKQLREEGIKVGLFRPITLWPSPEEKIDELCKKFDKVLVTEMNKGQYFKEIQRASGRKAETFDTLFKANGRPISPAEIKAKLKEMAGK encoded by the coding sequence ATGCCAAGAGAAATCGTAAGTACAGGAAACCAATTAGCAGCATTAGCGGCAATTGATGCTGGATGTAGATTTTTTGGTGGATATCCTATTACACCTTCAAGTGAAGTTGCTCATGAAATGAGTAAATTACTTCCTAAAGTAGGCGGTGTATTTATCCAAATGGAAGATGAAATTGCAGGTATTTCTGTTGCACTTGGTGCAAGTATGAGCGGTGTAAAATCAATGACTAACACATCTGGTCCCGGTATTTCACTAAAAGCTGAGCAAATCGGGCTTGCATTTATGGCTGAAGTACCACTTGTAATTACAAACGTAATGAGGGGTGGTCCGAGTACCGGTCTTCCGACAAGACCGCAACAAGGTGATATTCTTCAAGCACAAGCTCCGACTCACGGGGATTATCAATCAATTACACTATGTGCTGGAAGTTTGGAAGAGTGCTACACTGAAACTGTTAGAGCATTTAATCTTGCTGAGAGATTTATGACTCCTGTATTCGTGTTACTTGACGAAACACTTGGTCATATGGTTGGTAAAGCGGTACTTCCTGATAAAGAAGAAGTTGAAAAAAATATCGTAAATAGAAAAGTTTATGAAGGTGACCCTCTAACTTATGAACCGTATAACGTAGGACCTGATGAGCCGGCAGTTCTAAATCCGTTCTTCAAAGGATACAGATATCACGTAACCGGATTACACCATGGTCCGACAGGATTCCCTACAGAAGACGCTAAAATGTGTCAAGAGCTGATTGACAGACTATTTAATAAAATTTTAGCTCATAAAGACGAAATCGAAAGCTATGAAGAGTTTATGATTGATGATGCGGATATTCTTGTAATCGCATACGGAAGCGTATCTCTTGCAGTAAAAGAAGCTATTAAACAACTTAGAGAAGAAGGTATTAAAGTAGGACTATTCAGACCTATTACATTATGGCCATCTCCGGAAGAAAAAATTGACGAACTTTGTAAAAAATTCGACAAAGTACTTGTAACAGAAATGAACAAAGGTCAATATTTCAAAGAAATTCAAAGAGCAAGCGGAAGAAAAGCTGAAACTTTCGATACGTTATTCAAAGCAAACGGTAGACCTATTTCACCGGCTGAAATTAAAGCTAAACTTAAAGAAATGGCAGGAAAATAA
- a CDS encoding 4Fe-4S binding protein yields the protein MALNVDFKLKAPENTPVWVDEAICKSCELCVDFCPTGVLEMVPDPHNILGQMVKVTHPEWCIGCKECELECPDFCIFVAERDEYKFKKLNEVKKLKGEA from the coding sequence ATGGCTTTAAATGTAGATTTTAAATTAAAAGCTCCGGAAAACACGCCTGTATGGGTTGATGAAGCAATTTGTAAAAGTTGTGAACTTTGCGTAGATTTTTGTCCGACAGGTGTACTTGAAATGGTACCGGATCCTCATAATATTTTAGGTCAAATGGTAAAAGTAACACACCCTGAATGGTGTATCGGATGTAAAGAGTGCGAACTTGAGTGTCCTGATTTTTGTATTTTCGTAGCAGAAAGAGACGAATATAAATTTAAAAAACTTAACGAAGTTAAAAAGCTTAAAGGAGAAGCGTAA
- the sucD gene encoding succinate--CoA ligase subunit alpha has translation MSILVNKDTKVIVQGFTGKEGTFHAEQCIAYGTQIVGGVTPNKGGMTHLGKPVFNTVEEAVKATGATVSMIFVPPAFVADAVMEAADAGIELAVIITEGAPVKDMMMAKHYAVKKGMKTIGPNCPGIITAEECKIGIMPGHIFKKGNVGLISKSGTLTYEASNQVVKEGLGITTAVGIGGDPIIGLSYKELLPMFEEDPETEAIVMIGEIGGDLEIQAAKLIKEKITKPVIAFIAGQTAPKGKRMGHAGAIISGSKGTAAEKMAALEEAGVYVVKSPADIGATVVKALKEKGK, from the coding sequence ATGAGTATTTTAGTAAATAAAGATACAAAAGTAATCGTTCAAGGATTTACAGGAAAAGAGGGTACTTTCCACGCTGAGCAATGTATAGCGTACGGAACTCAAATCGTCGGTGGTGTTACACCTAACAAAGGTGGGATGACTCATCTTGGAAAACCTGTATTCAATACTGTTGAAGAAGCTGTAAAAGCTACGGGTGCTACTGTAAGTATGATTTTCGTACCGCCTGCATTCGTTGCGGATGCGGTAATGGAAGCGGCTGATGCTGGAATCGAGCTTGCCGTAATCATTACTGAGGGTGCGCCTGTAAAAGATATGATGATGGCGAAACACTACGCAGTTAAAAAAGGTATGAAAACAATCGGACCTAACTGTCCTGGTATCATCACGGCTGAAGAGTGTAAAATCGGAATTATGCCTGGTCACATTTTCAAAAAAGGAAATGTTGGTCTTATCTCTAAATCAGGTACTTTAACATACGAAGCAAGTAACCAAGTTGTAAAAGAAGGTCTTGGTATTACGACAGCGGTAGGTATCGGTGGTGACCCTATTATCGGTCTAAGCTACAAAGAACTTCTTCCTATGTTTGAAGAAGACCCTGAAACCGAAGCAATCGTTATGATTGGTGAAATCGGTGGGGATTTGGAAATTCAAGCGGCAAAACTTATTAAAGAAAAAATCACTAAACCTGTAATCGCATTCATCGCAGGTCAAACTGCTCCAAAAGGTAAAAGAATGGGGCATGCAGGTGCAATTATTAGCGGAAGCAAAGGTACTGCGGCTGAGAAAATGGCAGCACTTGAAGAAGCCGGAGTATATGTAGTAAAATCTCCTGCGGATATCGGTGCTACTGTAGTAAAAGCTCTTAAAGAAAAAGGGAAATAA
- the sucC gene encoding ADP-forming succinate--CoA ligase subunit beta — MNIHEYQAKEIFRKYGVPTPRGGVAFSGPEARKVAEELGGNLWVVKAQIHAGGRGKAGGVKLAKTLDEVEKIAEEMLGMTLVTHQTGPEGKVVKKVYIEEGADIKAEYYLGMVLDRALEMPVMMASTEGGMEIEEVAEKTPEKIVKVAIDPTIGFQPFHARKLAFGLGLGKDEQKEFIKFATALYNVYMDNDAEMIEINPLIKTGDGRFLALDAKMGFDDNALYRHPEIAEMRDLDEEEPTEIEAKKYGLSYIKLDGNVGCMVNGAGLAMATMDIIKHEGGEPANFLDVGGGANPDTVAKGFEIILSDPNVKSIFVNIFGGIVRCDRIANGILQATEKVEVNVPVIVRLDGTNAEEAAEILRNANIKNIIPATDLKDGAQKAVKAAKGEL; from the coding sequence ATGAATATACATGAGTATCAAGCAAAAGAGATATTTAGAAAATACGGAGTGCCTACTCCAAGAGGTGGAGTGGCTTTTAGCGGACCTGAAGCAAGAAAAGTAGCTGAAGAGCTTGGTGGAAACCTTTGGGTTGTAAAAGCTCAAATTCACGCAGGTGGTAGAGGAAAAGCAGGTGGTGTAAAACTTGCTAAAACTCTTGACGAAGTAGAAAAAATCGCTGAAGAAATGCTCGGAATGACACTTGTAACTCACCAAACAGGCCCTGAGGGTAAAGTGGTAAAAAAAGTGTATATCGAAGAAGGTGCCGATATTAAAGCGGAATATTATCTTGGAATGGTGCTTGATAGAGCGCTTGAAATGCCTGTAATGATGGCTTCTACCGAAGGTGGTATGGAGATTGAAGAAGTAGCTGAAAAAACTCCTGAAAAAATCGTAAAAGTGGCAATTGACCCTACAATCGGATTCCAACCTTTCCATGCAAGAAAACTTGCATTTGGACTAGGGCTTGGAAAAGACGAGCAAAAAGAATTCATTAAATTCGCAACGGCACTTTACAATGTTTATATGGATAACGACGCTGAAATGATCGAAATCAACCCTCTAATCAAAACGGGAGACGGAAGATTTTTAGCACTTGATGCGAAAATGGGATTTGATGACAACGCACTATACAGACATCCTGAAATTGCTGAAATGAGAGACTTGGACGAAGAAGAGCCGACTGAAATCGAAGCTAAAAAATACGGGCTAAGCTACATCAAACTTGACGGAAACGTAGGATGTATGGTTAACGGTGCTGGACTTGCTATGGCTACTATGGATATTATTAAACACGAAGGTGGAGAGCCTGCTAACTTCCTTGACGTTGGTGGTGGAGCGAATCCTGATACTGTTGCAAAAGGATTTGAAATCATTCTAAGCGACCCTAACGTAAAATCAATTTTCGTAAATATTTTCGGTGGTATCGTTAGATGTGACAGAATTGCTAACGGAATTCTTCAAGCAACTGAAAAGGTAGAAGTAAACGTACCTGTAATCGTAAGACTTGACGGAACAAACGCAGAAGAAGCTGCTGAAATTTTAAGAAACGCAAATATTAAAAATATTATTCCGGCAACAGACCTAAAAGACGGAGCGCAAAAAGCCGTAAAAGCTGCGAAAGGAGAGCTATAA
- a CDS encoding Fe-S-containing hydro-lyase: protein MAEYRLKTPLTDEDVEKLKAGDIVYLTGTIYTARDAAHKRLVDLIEKGEPLPFDLKGAVIYYVGPTPPKPGEPIGSAGPTTSYRMDSYAPILIEHGQKGMIGKGKRNEAVREACKKYKAVYFGATGGAGALLAERIKNAEVIAYPELGPEAVRKLEVEDFPVVVVNDCYGNDLYEQGRKQWEQE from the coding sequence ATGGCTGAATACAGACTAAAAACACCTTTAACTGACGAAGATGTAGAAAAATTAAAAGCCGGAGATATCGTATATCTTACGGGTACTATTTATACGGCAAGAGACGCGGCTCATAAAAGACTTGTAGATTTGATCGAAAAAGGTGAGCCTTTGCCATTCGACCTTAAAGGTGCAGTGATTTATTACGTAGGGCCTACTCCTCCAAAACCCGGAGAGCCGATTGGTAGTGCCGGCCCTACTACTTCATACAGAATGGACAGCTACGCGCCTATCTTAATCGAGCACGGACAAAAGGGAATGATAGGTAAGGGGAAAAGAAACGAAGCTGTTAGAGAAGCGTGTAAAAAATATAAAGCGGTATATTTCGGAGCTACCGGAGGAGCCGGTGCACTTCTTGCCGAGAGAATCAAAAACGCTGAAGTTATCGCATATCCTGAACTCGGACCTGAAGCCGTAAGAAAGCTTGAAGTAGAAGACTTCCCGGTAGTTGTAGTAAACGACTGCTATGGAAATGACTTATACGAGCAAGGTAGAAAACAATGGGAGCAAGAATAA
- a CDS encoding fumarate hydratase gives MRVVKYDDIVKAIKDMIIYSATHLSPDMKKALEEAYKNEKSEVSKAVLKQLLDNAKIAETEWKPLCQDTGLAIYFVKVGEDVKVEGGTLKDAIYEGTEQGYKEGYLRASTCDCFTRANLKDKVGYNLPPVIYFDIVPGDKIEIEYAAKGGGSENVSRATVLAPAQGKKGILEFVKKVVSDAGPNPCPPLVVGVGIGGSFDYAAVMSKHALFRDIGSKNPDPEMAEFEEEIKNELNKLGIGAMGMGGTETVLAVHIETFQPGRMCHIASLPVAVNIQCHSSRHSHITI, from the coding sequence ATGAGAGTCGTAAAATATGACGATATCGTAAAAGCGATAAAAGATATGATTATCTATTCGGCGACACACTTATCGCCGGATATGAAAAAAGCGCTTGAAGAAGCGTATAAAAACGAAAAAAGTGAAGTTTCAAAAGCAGTACTTAAACAACTTCTTGATAACGCAAAAATTGCAGAGACCGAATGGAAGCCTCTTTGCCAAGATACGGGTCTTGCTATTTATTTCGTAAAAGTGGGAGAAGACGTAAAAGTAGAAGGCGGAACGCTAAAAGATGCAATTTACGAAGGTACCGAACAAGGCTATAAAGAAGGATATTTAAGAGCAAGTACTTGTGATTGTTTTACAAGAGCGAATCTTAAAGATAAAGTTGGATACAACTTACCTCCGGTAATCTATTTCGATATCGTACCGGGAGATAAAATCGAAATCGAATATGCGGCAAAAGGCGGAGGAAGCGAAAACGTATCTCGCGCTACGGTTTTAGCACCGGCTCAAGGTAAAAAAGGTATTTTGGAATTCGTTAAAAAAGTAGTTAGTGACGCTGGTCCGAATCCGTGTCCTCCTTTGGTAGTGGGTGTAGGAATCGGTGGAAGCTTTGATTATGCGGCTGTTATGAGCAAACACGCACTATTTAGAGATATCGGAAGCAAAAATCCTGACCCTGAAATGGCTGAATTCGAAGAAGAGATTAAAAACGAACTTAACAAACTCGGAATCGGTGCTATGGGTATGGGTGGTACAGAAACCGTACTTGCGGTACATATAGAAACATTCCAGCCTGGAAGAATGTGTCATATCGCATCACTGCCTGTTGCGGTGAATATCCAATGTCACAGCTCAAGACACTCTCATATTACAATCTAA
- the mdh gene encoding malate dehydrogenase → MSNKVSIIGAGNVGSIVGYSLAMQGLAHEIILVDRDTDRAKGKALDMSHAASAVRSHSIVRAAESYEDVRGSKVVVITAGFPRKPGMTREDLLLKNAEIMKDVITNVKEVAPDAIIITVSNPLDAMTYTALRVGGFPRNQVIGMAGILDSARMAYFIYEKLGYGAGQIRASVIGGHGDFMVPLPRYSTVAGVPLSDLLTQKEIEEVVERTRHAGAEIVGYLKTGSAYFAPGKSTAIMVEAILKDSKQIFPCAVLLDGEYEVEGVVNGVPVMLGKDGAEKVIEVTLDPCEKEQFRRSTAAVKEMIDVLERDFFKENK, encoded by the coding sequence ATGTCAAATAAAGTATCAATTATCGGTGCAGGAAATGTAGGTAGTATAGTTGGTTATTCTCTTGCAATGCAAGGGCTTGCTCATGAAATTATTTTGGTAGATAGAGATACCGATAGAGCAAAAGGAAAAGCACTTGATATGTCTCATGCCGCAAGTGCCGTGAGAAGCCATTCCATTGTAAGAGCAGCTGAGAGCTATGAGGATGTCAGAGGCTCAAAAGTTGTCGTTATTACTGCTGGATTCCCAAGAAAACCTGGAATGACAAGAGAAGATTTACTTCTAAAAAATGCCGAAATAATGAAAGATGTTATCACTAACGTAAAAGAAGTGGCTCCCGATGCAATCATTATTACAGTTTCAAATCCTCTTGATGCAATGACTTACACGGCACTAAGAGTGGGTGGTTTTCCGAGAAATCAAGTAATCGGTATGGCCGGAATCTTAGATAGTGCGAGAATGGCATATTTTATTTATGAAAAACTCGGCTACGGAGCCGGACAAATTAGAGCGAGCGTAATTGGCGGGCATGGTGATTTTATGGTGCCGCTTCCGAGATATTCAACTGTTGCCGGTGTGCCTCTTAGCGACCTTTTAACTCAAAAAGAGATTGAAGAAGTAGTCGAAAGAACAAGACACGCTGGTGCGGAAATCGTCGGATATTTAAAAACGGGAAGTGCTTATTTTGCGCCGGGCAAATCTACTGCTATAATGGTAGAGGCTATTTTGAAAGATTCAAAACAGATATTCCCATGTGCGGTATTGCTTGATGGTGAATACGAAGTTGAGGGAGTTGTAAACGGCGTACCTGTAATGCTCGGAAAAGACGGAGCTGAGAAAGTTATCGAAGTTACTCTTGACCCTTGCGAAAAAGAGCAATTCAGACGCTCTACAGCAGCTGTAAAAGAGATGATCGACGTACTTGAAAGAGACTTTTTTAAGGAGAATAAATGA